In Populus nigra chromosome 10, ddPopNigr1.1, whole genome shotgun sequence, the following proteins share a genomic window:
- the LOC133706067 gene encoding uncharacterized protein LOC133706067 isoform X2 yields the protein MVHRRIYKKSWKDLTSRNKNLKIVIIFHSWVFLNELSLGFDKMHGFSMVDGFAEITESLAEMIKYVANEPSVGLFYIQQHTQNAVPNVIRLQNNVVEKSRETNLHTEDLDDSITVVKSMKECGFPVADEMIRDIRTSLAILSAKQPRRGLMNSPVSGFQMGRTSSWGPGTWGRNGDDAKKDGKRTSNYFSTVFKSAKERASNFKWPPRDSKESTTNRAEKPLSYPNPSHLVGISSSSLPAAELDELPLSSLTADEQELDKEKDQVGVNSPPHNILLVAENYNDLQADKEAKLEEWLRRTADNQDKVQWSK from the exons ATGGTCCATCGCCGAATCTACAAGAAAAGTTGGAAAGATTTAACTTCACGAAACAAGAACCTGAAGATTGTAATTATTTTCCACTCCTGGGTCTTCCT TAATGAACTGTCACTGGGCTTTGACAAGATGCATGGATTCTCCATGGTTGATGGCTTTGCGGAGATAACTGAAAGCTTGGCTGAGATGATCAAGTATGTGGCGAACGAACCCTCGGTAGGGCTTTTCTATATTCAGCAGCATACTCAGAATGCAGTTCCGAATGTCATTAGGCTCCAGAATAATGTTGTGGAGAAGTCACGTGAAACAAATTTGCACACTGAAGACTTGGATGATTCTATCACCGTGGTGAAGTCAATGAAAGAATGTGGTTTCCCTGTTGCTGATGAGATGATTAGAGACATCAGGACATCTTTAGCAATATTGTCAGCTAAACAACCAAGAAGAGGATTAATGAATAGCCCAGTTTCGGGTTTCCAGATGGGAAGAACCAGCTCATGGGGACCAGGCACTTGGGGTCGTAATGGAGATGATGCCAAGAAGGATGGCAAAAGAACGAGCAATTACTTTTCAACTGTATTTAAATCTGCCAAAGAAAGGGCAAGCAATTTCAAGTGGCCACCACGTGATTCAAAAGAATCAACCACAAACCGGGCAGAAAAACCATTGTCTTATCCCAATCCATCACACTTGGTCGGTATCTCTAGTTCATCTTTGCCTGCTGCAGAACTTGATGAACTGCCCTTGTCCAGTCTAACTGCTGACGAGCAAGAATTAGATAAAGAAAAGGATCAGGTTGGTGTAAATTCACCACCTCATAATATATTGTTGGTAGCAGAAAACTACAATGACTTACAGGCTGATAAGGAAGCCAAGCTAGAGGAGTGGTTGAGAAGGACTGCTGACAACCAAGATAAAGTGCAATGGAGCAAATGA
- the LOC133705406 gene encoding protein FLOWERING LOCUS D-like isoform X2: MNPPIPTPEEFSSLPLEFIPFLPLPSQTTPSPTQNQPAPAPALPDPNAFLSFPIPKKRRRGRPQKAQTSFHFPQFFSQNQHQKQPIPDISEEIIVINKDPTNEAVIGLSAGFPADSLTEEEIDARVVTNIGGIEQVNYILIRNHIIAKWRENVNVWVTKEMFLNSVPKHCHGLLESAYNYLVSRGYINFGVSQSIKEQFPQEDTKSNVIVVGAGLAGLSAARQLMRLGFKVTVLEGRKRAGGRVYTKRMEGGAGNRVSASVDLGGSVLTGTLGNPLGILARQLGYSMHKVRDKCPLYSVDGKPVDLDMDMKVETAFNRLLDKASRLRQLMGDVSVDVSLGAALETFRQVYEDAVNKEEINLFNWHCANLEYANAGLLSKLSLAFWDQDDPYDMGGDHCFLPGGNGRLVQALAENVPILYEKTVHTVRYGSDGVRVIAGSQVFEGDMVLCTVPLGVLKSGSIKFIPELPQRKLDGIKRLGYGLLNKVAMLFPCVFWETDLDTFGHLTDNTSSRGEFFLFYSYATVAGGPVLIALVAGEAAHTFESMPPTDAVTQVIQILKGIYEPQGITVPEPIQTICTRWGSDPFTLGSYSNVAVGASGDDYDILAESVGDGRLFFAGEATMRRYPATMHGAFLSGLREAANIAHYAGARALRVKVNQSPSNNAHACASLLADLFREPDIEFGSFSVIFGRNNPDLKSTAILRVTFNEPRKKSQESSRPDQHHSNKLLFQQLQSHFNQQQPLHVYTLLSKQQVLELREVRGGDEMRMNYLCEKLGVKLIGRKGLGSTADSLIASIKAERGGRKASATSLGLKSGMSKLQKGTLKRKLVRRAKIVRSSNKPAPLPNSNMVSAKASEEIRTTNQAPPETSSAEFVPSFF; this comes from the exons ATGAACCCACCAATTCCAACGCCCGAAGAATTCTCCTCCCTCCCTCTCGAATTCATCCCCTTCCTTCCTCTCCCTTCCCAGACCACCCCTAGTCCAACCCAAAACCAACCCGCACCAGCACCAGCGCTTCCTGATCCCAACGCCTTCCTCTCCTTCCCTATTCCCAAGAAACGCCGCCGCGGCAGACCCCAAAAGGCCCAAACCTCCTTTCACTTCCCCcaatttttctcacaaaaccaACACCAAAAACAACCGATCCCCGATATCTCCGAAGAAATCATAGTAATCAACAAAGATCCAACGAACGAAGCCGTGATCGGTCTCTCTGCTGGATTCCCTGCTGATTCCTTAACTGAAGAGGAAATAGATGCCCGTGTGGTCACCAATATCGGCGGAATCGAACAGGTTAATTACATTCTAATTAGGAATCATATAATTGCGAAATGGCGTGAGAATGTTAATGTTTGGGTGACTAAAGAAATGTTTCTTAATTCCGTGCCGAAACATTGTCATGGGTTATTAGAATCTGCTTATAATTATTTAGTTTCGCGTGGGTATATTAATTTTGGAGTTTCGCAGTCAATAAAAGAGCAATTTCCCCAGGAGGATACGAAATCAAATGTGATTGTTGTTGGGGCAGGATTGGCAGGGTTGAGTGCGGCGAGGCAGTTAATGAGGTTGGGATTTAAGGTTACGGTTTTGGAAGGGAGGAAGCGTGCTGGTGGGAGAGTTTACACGAAGAGAATGGAAGGAGGAGCCGGGAATAGGGTGAGTGCGTCGGTGGATTTAGGAGGGAGTGTGTTGACGGGGACATTGGGGAACCCGTTGGGGATTTTGGCGAGGCAGTTGGGGTATTCAATGCATAAGGTGAGGGATAAGTGTCCGCTTTATAGTGTGGATGGGAAACCAGTTGATTTGGATATGGATATGAAGGTTGAGACGGCATTTAATAGGTTATTGGATAAAGCGAGTAGGCTCAGGCAGTTGATGGGGGATGTCTCGGTGGATGTATCGCTGGGGGCTGCATTGGAGACATTTAGGCAGGTTTATGAGGATGCAGTGAATAAGGAGGAGATCAATTTGTTTAATTGGCATTGTGCTAATTTGGAATATGCGAATGCAGGTTTGTTGTCAAAGTTATCATTGGCATTTTGGGACCAGGATGATCCGTATGACATGGGAGGGGATCATTGTTTTTTGCCTGGAGGGAATGGGCGGTTGGTTCAGGCTTTAGCTGAGAATGTACCAATTTTGTATGAGAAGACTGTGCATACTGTTAGGTATGGGAGTGATGGGGTGCGGGTTATTGCAGGGAGTCAAGTCTTTGAGGGGGATATGGTGCTGTGTACAGTTCCACTTGGGGTGTTGAAGAGTGGGTCGATCAAGTTTATTCCTGAGTTGCCACAGAGGAAGCTTGATGGGATAAAAAGGTTAGGATATGGACTGCTGAATAAGGTCGCAATGCTTTTTCCTTGCGTGTTTTGGGAAACTGATCTTGACACATTTGGTCATTTGACTGACAATACAAGCTCTCGAGGGGAATTCTTCTTGTTTTATAGCTATGCAACTGTTGCTGGTGGTCCAGTCTTGATTGCTTTAGTAGCAGGGGAAGCTGCACATACATTTGAGAGTATGCCGCCTACAGATGCGGTGACCCAGGTTATTCAGATCCTCAAGG GTATTTATGAACCACAAGGAATCACTGTCCCTGAGCCTATCCAAACTATCTGCACAAGATGGGGTAGTGATCCATTTACTCTTGGTTCTTACTCTAATGTTGCAGTTGGAGCATCAGGAGATGACTATGATATATTAGCAGAAAGTGTGGGAGATGGGAGACTTTTCTTTGCTGGGGAGGCCACAATGAGGCGGTATCCGGCAACCATGCATGGAGCTTTTCTCAGTGGGTTAAGAGAAGCTGCAAACATAGCTCACTATGCTGGCGCTCGAGCCTTAAGGGTGAAGGTTAATCAGAGCCCGTCAAATAATGCCCACGCTTGTGCTTCCCTTCTTGCAGATTTATTTAGGGAGCCAGATATAGAGTTTGGGagtttttctgttatttttggCAGAAATAATCCTGACTTGAAGTCAACAGCAATTTTAAGGGTTACATTTAATGAACCACGGAAAAAGAGTCAGGAAAGTTCTAGGCCAGATCAACACCATTCCAATAAGCTCCTTTTTCAGCAACTTCAGTCACATTTCAATCAGCAACAGCCGCTTCATGTGTACACTTTATTATCAAAGCAACAGGTGCTTGAGCTGAGAGAGGTGAGAGGGGGTGAtgaaatgaggatgaattatcTCTGCGAGAAGCTAGGAGTGAAATTGATTGGGAGAAAGGGTTTGGGGTCCACTGCTGATTCACTTATTGCTTCTATTAAAGCCGAGAGAGGTGGTCGCAAAGCTTCTGCTACTTCTTTAGGTCTAAAATCAG GGATGTCAAAACTACAAAAGGGAACTTTGAAGCGAAAATTGGTCAG GAGGGCTAAAATAGTGCGCAGCAGCAATAAGCCTGCTCCTCTGCCCAATTCTAACATGGTTAGTGCTAAGGCATCCGAAGAAATTCGGACAACAAATCAGGCACCTCCTGAAACGAGTAGTGCAG AATTTGTTCCTTCTTTCTTCTGA
- the LOC133706067 gene encoding uncharacterized protein LOC133706067 isoform X1 produces the protein MVHRRIYKKSWKDLTSRNKNLKIVIIFHSWVFLSNELSLGFDKMHGFSMVDGFAEITESLAEMIKYVANEPSVGLFYIQQHTQNAVPNVIRLQNNVVEKSRETNLHTEDLDDSITVVKSMKECGFPVADEMIRDIRTSLAILSAKQPRRGLMNSPVSGFQMGRTSSWGPGTWGRNGDDAKKDGKRTSNYFSTVFKSAKERASNFKWPPRDSKESTTNRAEKPLSYPNPSHLVGISSSSLPAAELDELPLSSLTADEQELDKEKDQVGVNSPPHNILLVAENYNDLQADKEAKLEEWLRRTADNQDKVQWSK, from the exons ATGGTCCATCGCCGAATCTACAAGAAAAGTTGGAAAGATTTAACTTCACGAAACAAGAACCTGAAGATTGTAATTATTTTCCACTCCTGGGTCTTCCT CAGTAATGAACTGTCACTGGGCTTTGACAAGATGCATGGATTCTCCATGGTTGATGGCTTTGCGGAGATAACTGAAAGCTTGGCTGAGATGATCAAGTATGTGGCGAACGAACCCTCGGTAGGGCTTTTCTATATTCAGCAGCATACTCAGAATGCAGTTCCGAATGTCATTAGGCTCCAGAATAATGTTGTGGAGAAGTCACGTGAAACAAATTTGCACACTGAAGACTTGGATGATTCTATCACCGTGGTGAAGTCAATGAAAGAATGTGGTTTCCCTGTTGCTGATGAGATGATTAGAGACATCAGGACATCTTTAGCAATATTGTCAGCTAAACAACCAAGAAGAGGATTAATGAATAGCCCAGTTTCGGGTTTCCAGATGGGAAGAACCAGCTCATGGGGACCAGGCACTTGGGGTCGTAATGGAGATGATGCCAAGAAGGATGGCAAAAGAACGAGCAATTACTTTTCAACTGTATTTAAATCTGCCAAAGAAAGGGCAAGCAATTTCAAGTGGCCACCACGTGATTCAAAAGAATCAACCACAAACCGGGCAGAAAAACCATTGTCTTATCCCAATCCATCACACTTGGTCGGTATCTCTAGTTCATCTTTGCCTGCTGCAGAACTTGATGAACTGCCCTTGTCCAGTCTAACTGCTGACGAGCAAGAATTAGATAAAGAAAAGGATCAGGTTGGTGTAAATTCACCACCTCATAATATATTGTTGGTAGCAGAAAACTACAATGACTTACAGGCTGATAAGGAAGCCAAGCTAGAGGAGTGGTTGAGAAGGACTGCTGACAACCAAGATAAAGTGCAATGGAGCAAATGA
- the LOC133705406 gene encoding protein FLOWERING LOCUS D-like isoform X1, with amino-acid sequence MNPPIPTPEEFSSLPLEFIPFLPLPSQTTPSPTQNQPAPAPALPDPNAFLSFPIPKKRRRGRPQKAQTSFHFPQFFSQNQHQKQPIPDISEEIIVINKDPTNEAVIGLSAGFPADSLTEEEIDARVVTNIGGIEQVNYILIRNHIIAKWRENVNVWVTKEMFLNSVPKHCHGLLESAYNYLVSRGYINFGVSQSIKEQFPQEDTKSNVIVVGAGLAGLSAARQLMRLGFKVTVLEGRKRAGGRVYTKRMEGGAGNRVSASVDLGGSVLTGTLGNPLGILARQLGYSMHKVRDKCPLYSVDGKPVDLDMDMKVETAFNRLLDKASRLRQLMGDVSVDVSLGAALETFRQVYEDAVNKEEINLFNWHCANLEYANAGLLSKLSLAFWDQDDPYDMGGDHCFLPGGNGRLVQALAENVPILYEKTVHTVRYGSDGVRVIAGSQVFEGDMVLCTVPLGVLKSGSIKFIPELPQRKLDGIKRLGYGLLNKVAMLFPCVFWETDLDTFGHLTDNTSSRGEFFLFYSYATVAGGPVLIALVAGEAAHTFESMPPTDAVTQVIQILKGIYEPQGITVPEPIQTICTRWGSDPFTLGSYSNVAVGASGDDYDILAESVGDGRLFFAGEATMRRYPATMHGAFLSGLREAANIAHYAGARALRVKVNQSPSNNAHACASLLADLFREPDIEFGSFSVIFGRNNPDLKSTAILRVTFNEPRKKSQESSRPDQHHSNKLLFQQLQSHFNQQQPLHVYTLLSKQQVLELREVRGGDEMRMNYLCEKLGVKLIGRKGLGSTADSLIASIKAERGGRKASATSLGLKSGMSKLQKGTLKRKLVRRAKIVRSSNKPAPLPNSNMVSAKASEEIRTTNQAPPETSSAGQSQVYMLKNDQTAPP; translated from the exons ATGAACCCACCAATTCCAACGCCCGAAGAATTCTCCTCCCTCCCTCTCGAATTCATCCCCTTCCTTCCTCTCCCTTCCCAGACCACCCCTAGTCCAACCCAAAACCAACCCGCACCAGCACCAGCGCTTCCTGATCCCAACGCCTTCCTCTCCTTCCCTATTCCCAAGAAACGCCGCCGCGGCAGACCCCAAAAGGCCCAAACCTCCTTTCACTTCCCCcaatttttctcacaaaaccaACACCAAAAACAACCGATCCCCGATATCTCCGAAGAAATCATAGTAATCAACAAAGATCCAACGAACGAAGCCGTGATCGGTCTCTCTGCTGGATTCCCTGCTGATTCCTTAACTGAAGAGGAAATAGATGCCCGTGTGGTCACCAATATCGGCGGAATCGAACAGGTTAATTACATTCTAATTAGGAATCATATAATTGCGAAATGGCGTGAGAATGTTAATGTTTGGGTGACTAAAGAAATGTTTCTTAATTCCGTGCCGAAACATTGTCATGGGTTATTAGAATCTGCTTATAATTATTTAGTTTCGCGTGGGTATATTAATTTTGGAGTTTCGCAGTCAATAAAAGAGCAATTTCCCCAGGAGGATACGAAATCAAATGTGATTGTTGTTGGGGCAGGATTGGCAGGGTTGAGTGCGGCGAGGCAGTTAATGAGGTTGGGATTTAAGGTTACGGTTTTGGAAGGGAGGAAGCGTGCTGGTGGGAGAGTTTACACGAAGAGAATGGAAGGAGGAGCCGGGAATAGGGTGAGTGCGTCGGTGGATTTAGGAGGGAGTGTGTTGACGGGGACATTGGGGAACCCGTTGGGGATTTTGGCGAGGCAGTTGGGGTATTCAATGCATAAGGTGAGGGATAAGTGTCCGCTTTATAGTGTGGATGGGAAACCAGTTGATTTGGATATGGATATGAAGGTTGAGACGGCATTTAATAGGTTATTGGATAAAGCGAGTAGGCTCAGGCAGTTGATGGGGGATGTCTCGGTGGATGTATCGCTGGGGGCTGCATTGGAGACATTTAGGCAGGTTTATGAGGATGCAGTGAATAAGGAGGAGATCAATTTGTTTAATTGGCATTGTGCTAATTTGGAATATGCGAATGCAGGTTTGTTGTCAAAGTTATCATTGGCATTTTGGGACCAGGATGATCCGTATGACATGGGAGGGGATCATTGTTTTTTGCCTGGAGGGAATGGGCGGTTGGTTCAGGCTTTAGCTGAGAATGTACCAATTTTGTATGAGAAGACTGTGCATACTGTTAGGTATGGGAGTGATGGGGTGCGGGTTATTGCAGGGAGTCAAGTCTTTGAGGGGGATATGGTGCTGTGTACAGTTCCACTTGGGGTGTTGAAGAGTGGGTCGATCAAGTTTATTCCTGAGTTGCCACAGAGGAAGCTTGATGGGATAAAAAGGTTAGGATATGGACTGCTGAATAAGGTCGCAATGCTTTTTCCTTGCGTGTTTTGGGAAACTGATCTTGACACATTTGGTCATTTGACTGACAATACAAGCTCTCGAGGGGAATTCTTCTTGTTTTATAGCTATGCAACTGTTGCTGGTGGTCCAGTCTTGATTGCTTTAGTAGCAGGGGAAGCTGCACATACATTTGAGAGTATGCCGCCTACAGATGCGGTGACCCAGGTTATTCAGATCCTCAAGG GTATTTATGAACCACAAGGAATCACTGTCCCTGAGCCTATCCAAACTATCTGCACAAGATGGGGTAGTGATCCATTTACTCTTGGTTCTTACTCTAATGTTGCAGTTGGAGCATCAGGAGATGACTATGATATATTAGCAGAAAGTGTGGGAGATGGGAGACTTTTCTTTGCTGGGGAGGCCACAATGAGGCGGTATCCGGCAACCATGCATGGAGCTTTTCTCAGTGGGTTAAGAGAAGCTGCAAACATAGCTCACTATGCTGGCGCTCGAGCCTTAAGGGTGAAGGTTAATCAGAGCCCGTCAAATAATGCCCACGCTTGTGCTTCCCTTCTTGCAGATTTATTTAGGGAGCCAGATATAGAGTTTGGGagtttttctgttatttttggCAGAAATAATCCTGACTTGAAGTCAACAGCAATTTTAAGGGTTACATTTAATGAACCACGGAAAAAGAGTCAGGAAAGTTCTAGGCCAGATCAACACCATTCCAATAAGCTCCTTTTTCAGCAACTTCAGTCACATTTCAATCAGCAACAGCCGCTTCATGTGTACACTTTATTATCAAAGCAACAGGTGCTTGAGCTGAGAGAGGTGAGAGGGGGTGAtgaaatgaggatgaattatcTCTGCGAGAAGCTAGGAGTGAAATTGATTGGGAGAAAGGGTTTGGGGTCCACTGCTGATTCACTTATTGCTTCTATTAAAGCCGAGAGAGGTGGTCGCAAAGCTTCTGCTACTTCTTTAGGTCTAAAATCAG GGATGTCAAAACTACAAAAGGGAACTTTGAAGCGAAAATTGGTCAG GAGGGCTAAAATAGTGCGCAGCAGCAATAAGCCTGCTCCTCTGCCCAATTCTAACATGGTTAGTGCTAAGGCATCCGAAGAAATTCGGACAACAAATCAGGCACCTCCTGAAACGAGTAGTGCAG GACAAAGTCAAGTATACATGTTGAAGAATGATCAGACAGCACCTCCATGA
- the LOC133704596 gene encoding uncharacterized protein LOC133704596, which translates to MAAALAFSITNRFLNSRALLFPSVSSNPLVISKISTVSYLSTKDAGHHMKLKNPSRASAEGIPSELMDEDSKFVPLNAEDSAHGPPALLLLGFEVEEAVKIRELLKELDGEFLKVIFCTEDMIPRSLWEAMNTSQTNLETVMVAKSLPRICFLSGLSGEEMMMFIDAFPETGLEPAVFAALVPNSADKPLEELIEEIMGDHEMLAANQPGSTEAKSDST; encoded by the exons ATGGCTGCTGCTCTTGCATTCTCAATTACCAACCGTTTTTTAAATTCTCGTGCCCTTCTGTTTCCTTCAGTTTCATCAAACCCTCTTGTAATCTCAAAGATATCTACAGTTTCTTATTTATCAACAAAAGATGCAGGCCATCACATGAAGCTCAAGAACCCCTCACGAGCATCTGCTGAGG GAATTCCTAGTGAGTTAATGGATGAAGATTCAAAGTTTGTTCCCTTAAACGCGGAGGATTCTGCACATGGTCCACCT GCCTTGTTATTGTTGGGGTTTGAAGTAGAGGAAGCAGTGAAG ATAAGAGAGCTTCTCAAAGAGTTGGATGGTGAATTCTTAAAG GTTATTTTTTGTACCGAAGACATGATTCCTCGGTCGCTATGGGAAGCAATGAATACAAGTCAAACAAATTTGGAAACTGTGATG GTTGCAAAGTCATTGCCACGGATCTGCTTCTTGTCTGGCCTTAGTGGGGAGGAGATGATGATGTTCATTGATGCTTTTCCAGAAACAG GACTAGAACCAGCTGTGTTTGCAGCTCTTGTTCCAAACAGTGCTGACAAACCACTCGAGGAATTAATAGAAGAAATTATGGGGGACCATGAAATGCTG GCTGCAAATCAACCTGGCTCAACAGAGGCAAAATCAGACTCTACCTGA
- the LOC133706067 gene encoding uncharacterized protein LOC133706067 isoform X3, with the protein MHGFSMVDGFAEITESLAEMIKYVANEPSVGLFYIQQHTQNAVPNVIRLQNNVVEKSRETNLHTEDLDDSITVVKSMKECGFPVADEMIRDIRTSLAILSAKQPRRGLMNSPVSGFQMGRTSSWGPGTWGRNGDDAKKDGKRTSNYFSTVFKSAKERASNFKWPPRDSKESTTNRAEKPLSYPNPSHLVGISSSSLPAAELDELPLSSLTADEQELDKEKDQVGVNSPPHNILLVAENYNDLQADKEAKLEEWLRRTADNQDKVQWSK; encoded by the coding sequence ATGCATGGATTCTCCATGGTTGATGGCTTTGCGGAGATAACTGAAAGCTTGGCTGAGATGATCAAGTATGTGGCGAACGAACCCTCGGTAGGGCTTTTCTATATTCAGCAGCATACTCAGAATGCAGTTCCGAATGTCATTAGGCTCCAGAATAATGTTGTGGAGAAGTCACGTGAAACAAATTTGCACACTGAAGACTTGGATGATTCTATCACCGTGGTGAAGTCAATGAAAGAATGTGGTTTCCCTGTTGCTGATGAGATGATTAGAGACATCAGGACATCTTTAGCAATATTGTCAGCTAAACAACCAAGAAGAGGATTAATGAATAGCCCAGTTTCGGGTTTCCAGATGGGAAGAACCAGCTCATGGGGACCAGGCACTTGGGGTCGTAATGGAGATGATGCCAAGAAGGATGGCAAAAGAACGAGCAATTACTTTTCAACTGTATTTAAATCTGCCAAAGAAAGGGCAAGCAATTTCAAGTGGCCACCACGTGATTCAAAAGAATCAACCACAAACCGGGCAGAAAAACCATTGTCTTATCCCAATCCATCACACTTGGTCGGTATCTCTAGTTCATCTTTGCCTGCTGCAGAACTTGATGAACTGCCCTTGTCCAGTCTAACTGCTGACGAGCAAGAATTAGATAAAGAAAAGGATCAGGTTGGTGTAAATTCACCACCTCATAATATATTGTTGGTAGCAGAAAACTACAATGACTTACAGGCTGATAAGGAAGCCAAGCTAGAGGAGTGGTTGAGAAGGACTGCTGACAACCAAGATAAAGTGCAATGGAGCAAATGA
- the LOC133705664 gene encoding serine carboxypeptidase-like, protein MENLNFISVFLLSLIAISHASLSDNAYLSLGKSNFPSVQAEKLIRELNLFPNSEVNVIDGVSVIDQAGYNKRIVERKFRFPNVVGDKEESVTVDDLGNHAGYYKIENSHDARMFYFFFESRTSKKDPVVIWLTGGPGCSSELAMFYENGPYTIANNLSLVRNKYGWDKVSNLLYVDQPTGTGYSYSTDRRDIRHNEEGVSNDLYDFLQAFFKEHPELAKNDFYITGESYAGHYIPAFAARVHRGNKAKEGIHINLKGFAIGNGLTDPAIQYKAYTDYALDMGIIKQAEHDRISKIVPVCEMAIKLCGTDGTVSCMASYLVCSTIFNSIISVAGNINYYDIRKNCEGSLCYDFSNMEKFLGQKSVKEALGVGDIDFVSCSPTVYQAMLMDWMRNLEVGIPALLEDGIKLLVYAGEYDLICNWLGNSRWVHAMEWPGQKAFVASPEVPFEVSGSEAGVLKSYGPLAFLKVHDAGHMVPMDQPEASLEMLKRWTRGTLSEATEEPQQLVAEI, encoded by the exons ATGGAGAACCTTAATTTCATTTCTGTCTTTCTCCTCTCACTTATAGCGATATCTCACGCAAGTTTATCAGACAATGCTTATCTCAGTCTCGGGAAGTCAAATTTCCCGTCTGTGCAAGCAGAGAAGCTGATAAGGGAGCTGAATTTGTTTCCAAATTCAGAAGTCAACGTGATCGATGGTGTTAGTGTTATTGACCAAGCAGGGTATAATAAGAGGATTGTAGAGAGGAAATTTAGGTTTCCTAATGTAGTTGGTGATAAGGAAGAAAGCGTTACTGTTGATGATCTGGGAAATCATGCTGGTTATTACAAGATTGAGAATTCCCATGATGCTag GatgttttactttttctttgaaTCAAGGACCAGCAAGAAGGATCCTGTGGTCATTTGGTTGACTGGAGGACCAGGGTGTAGTAGTGAATTGGCTATGTTTTATGAAAATGGTCCATATACTATTGCAAATAACTTGTCGCTTGTGCGAAACAAGTACGGATGGGACAAG GTGTCAAACCTTCTATATGTTGACCAACCTACTGGGACTGGATACAGTTATAGTACTGATAGGCGTGACATCCGTCACAATGAAGAGGGAGTTAGTAACGATCTATATGACTTCTTACAG GCCTTCTTCAAGGAGCATCCTGAATTGGCAAAGAATGACTTCTACATAACTGGAGAATCATATGCTGGCCACTATATCCCTGCTTTTGCAGCCCGAGTCCACAGAGGAAACAAAGCTAAAGAAGGAATTCATATAAACCTCAAG GGATTCGCCATTGGTAATGGGCTCACTGATCCTGCAATCCAGTATAAAGCATACACAGATTATGCGTTGGATATGGGAATAATTAAACAAGCTGAGCATGATCGCATCAGCAAGATAGTTCCAGTGTGTGAAATGGCAATAAAGCTTTGCG GCACTGATGGTACAGTCTCTTGCATGGCCTCCTATTTAGTTTGCAGCACCATATTCAACAGCATTATATCAGTTGCTGGTAATATAAAT TATTATGACATTAGAAAGAATTGCGAGGGGAGCCTCTGCTACGACTTCTCAAATATGGAGAAATTTCTGGGCCAGAAATCTGTTAAGGAGGCACTTGGTGTTGGGGATATAGACTTTGTTTCCTGTAGCCCTACAGTCTACCAGGCGATGCTGATGGACTGGATGAGAAATCTTGAAGTGGGCATTCCTGCTCTCCTTGAGGATGGAATCAAGTTGCTTGTGTATGCTGGAGAATATGATCTCATCTGCAACTGGCTTG GTAATTCAAGATGGGTTCATGCCATGGAATGGCCTGGTCAGAAGGCGTTTGTGGCATCTCCTGAAGTTCCTTTCGAAGTTAGTGGTTCTGAAGCTGGAGTACTGAAAAGTTATGGGCCTCTCGCATTCCTTAAG GTCCATGATGCCGGGCACATGGTTCCCATGGACCAGCCCGAGGCTTCATTAGAGATGCTGAAGAGGTGGACTCGGGGCACATTGTCAGAAGCCACAGAGGAGCCCCAACAATTGGTTGCTGAGATTTGA